In Sceloporus undulatus isolate JIND9_A2432 ecotype Alabama chromosome 7, SceUnd_v1.1, whole genome shotgun sequence, one DNA window encodes the following:
- the FOXO4 gene encoding forkhead box protein O4: MMAEPAGSEASPPPSPSLDPEFPPQSRPRSCTWPLPRPEVPPQPPPQTPGEAEGGGGGGGVGAGSGLGSPGEPGGGVAAQSGAGAGGPRKSGTSSGGGGGGARRNAWGSQSYADLISQAIESAPDKRLTLAQIYEWMVRSVPYFRDKGDSNSSAGWKNSIRHNLSLHSKFMKVHNEATGKSSWWMLNPEGGKSGKAPRRRAASMDNSSKLAKVRGKASKKKAAAAAAMQVAPEPTADSPGSQYPPKWPGSPSSRSNEESDVWTSIRPRTSSNASNISVRLSPILTEQDDLADEELLPSLVYSSASNNVPPTVTEELELIDGLNLMSPSSSLLPAQQTASSGLSQRNPSFPLRAQTSAAQASSFSSSLFNPVDISLHSSAGHFSGPQTLEALLASNSPPPSDVMMTQVDPILPQSGGRLNSQTFLLLGEQSSKTKMSLVNPLRKSLEQQQQLESSSATALPSTFTMATSPQNAASLSTLKAMSSGQPAQVAQLGTQPSLSSATFAPFGGNQDRLPNDLDVDMYMENLECDVDYIINTDLMDGEGLDFNFEPIPSAPSYPSTSQSSSHTWVPS, from the exons ATGATGGCGGAGCCGGCCGGGAGCGAGGCTTCTCCTCCGCCTTCGCCGTCTTTGGACCCGGAGTTCCCTCCTCAGAGCCGCCCGCGCTCCTGCACTTGGCCCTTGCCGAGGCCCGAGGTTCCTCCGCAGCCGCCGCCGCAGACGCCAGGGGAGGCCGagggcggcggaggcggcggcggcgttgGGGCCGGGAGCGGCCTAGGCAGCCCCGGGGAGCCTGGAGGTGGCGTGGCGGCCCAGTCCGGGGCAGGAGCAGGAGGGCCGAGGAAGAGTGGGACTAgtagcggcggcggcggtggcggggCCCGTCGTAACGCGTGGGGGAGCCAGTCGTACGCGGACCTGATCAGCCAAGCCATCGAGAGCGCCCCCGACAAGCGCCTCACCCTGGCCCAGATCTACGAGTGGATGGTCCGCTCCGTGCCTTACTTCCGAGACAAAGGCGACAGCAACAGCTCCGCCGGATGGAAG aaCTCTATTCGGCACAACCTCTCCCTGCATAGCAAGTTCATGAAAGTGCACAACGAAGCGACTGGGAAGAGCTCTTGGTGGATGCTCAATCCAGAAGGCGGCAAGAGTGGGAAGGCTCCACGGCGGAGAGCAGCCTCCATGGACAACAGCAGCAAGTTGGCCAAAGTCCGAGGGAAAGCCTCTAAGAAgaaggcggcggcagcagcggccaTGCAGGTGGCCCCGGAGCCTACTGCCGACAGCCCAGGCTCCCAGTACCCCCCCAAGTGGCCCGGCAGTCCTTCTTCCCGGAGCAATGAAGAATCTGACGTATGGACCAGCATCCGGCCTCGGACCAGTTCCAACGCCAGCAACATCAGCGTGCGGCTTTCTCCAATCCTGACTGAGCAGGATGACCTGGCGGATGAGGAGCTCCTCCCCTCCTTGGTCTATTCCAGTGCCTCCAACAATGTCCCCCCGACAGTGACAGAGGAACTGGAACTCATTGACGGCCTGAACCTGATGTCACCCAGCTCATCCCTGTTGCCAGCTCAGCAGACAGCTTCGAGTGGCCTGTCCCAAAGGAACCCCAGCTTTCCCTTGCGAGCCCAGACCTCGGCCGCTCAGGCCTCATCGTTCAGCAGCTCCCTCTTCAACCCCGTTGATATCTCTCTCCACAGCTCTGCTGGCCACTTCTCTGGCCCACAGACCCTGGAAGCCCTCCTGGCGTCCAACTCACCACCGCCCAGTGATGTGATGATGACACAGGTGGATCCCATCCTTCCGCAGAGCGGAGGCAGGCTGAACAGCCAAACATTTCTGCTCCTGGGGGAGCAGTCCTCCAAAACCAAGATGAGCCTGGTGAACCCACTCAGaaagtctttggagcagcagcagcagttggaGTCATCAAGTGCTACTGCTTTGCCCTCTACCTTTACCATGGCGACCTCTCCTCAGAATGCGGCCAGCTTGTCAACTCTGAAGGCAATGAGCTCGGGGCAGCCTGCTCAGGTGGCCCAACTAGGCACCCAGCCATCTCTGTCCTCTGCCACTTTTGCCCCCTTCGGAGGGAACCAGGACAGGCTGCCCAATGACTTGGACGTTGACATGTATATGGAGAACCTTGAATGTGACGTGGATTACATCATCAACACCGACCTCATGGATGGAGAAGGACTGGACTTCAATTTTGAACCCATTCCATCTGCTCCCAGCTACCCCAGTACATCACAGTCCTCCAGCCATACTTGGGTACCCAGTTAA
- the GDPD2 gene encoding glycerophosphoinositol inositolphosphodiesterase GDPD2 isoform X2, translating to MLGGVTQPTNTEVHECILIPQKPEHETNLICAYISWELESGTSKYQHSHHLPTFAPGFSAQTHSHIMAKDEGYCNLCATCLLGFYTCRWSRNKKGLATSKCDCAWVFFLFFVCLFTLAWLYFALVTLNDFHNLNEFIFRKTDWWLDWSVVMISATATLVTYSSLLLVLAICLQLCHQPLNLHWLHKGLLVLTVLAVAAAFVGLEVQWSEQWESARISLQALGPFLHIGAVVGMTFLAWPVASCFYRTSHTALKILLLLVYLGAVLALYLAPLGIDSPCLMEPSQLPPKPALFGHRGAPMLAPENTLMSFQKAIRCGVSVLETDVLVSADNVPFLMHDEKLTRTTNVQKIFPERAKANATSFNWMELQQLDAGSWFLQRPFPTASSLSSEDRALAGAQRVLSLKWLLSEAKKHNVSIMFDLRPEDDPQYERLVNITVETILRSGIAPEQILWLPDGFREQVKQRVPRFRQIYKRKRLSNETEEPLRVNLPYQNLSSAEIREYRRENISVNLYVVNAPWLFSVLWCTGASSVTTNACQVLQGMERPLWLLPRATYQMIWIVTDCVSFLLIAWAFLLLKRWSRRKESAGSDSDVLLTKIHSLLSE from the exons ATGCTGGGTGGTGTAACGCAACCAACCAACACAGAAGTGCATGAGTGTATACTTATACCACAGAAGCCTGAGCATGAGACGAACCTGATCTGTGCATACATTTCGTGGGAACTGGAATCTGGAACTTCTAAGTACCAACACTCACACCATTTACCAACGTTTGCTCCAG GGTTCAGTGCCCAGACACACTCTCACATCATGGCGAAGGATGAGGGATACTGCAACCTGTGTGCCACCTGCTTGCTGGGTTTTTATACCTGCCGCTGGAGTCGCAACAAGAAAGGCCTGGCCACCAGCAAA tgTGACTGTGCCTgggtcttcttcctcttcttcgtGTGCCTTTTCACCCTGGCCTGGTTGTATTTCGCCCTCGTGACCCTCAACGATTTCCACAACCTCAATGA GTTCATTTTCCGCAAGACAGACTGGTGGCTGGACTGGTCAGTGGTCATGATATCTGCAACGGCGACGCTGGTGACCTACTCCTCCCTGCTCCTG GTTCTAGCAATCTGCCTACAGCTCTGCCACCAGCCTCTGAACCTCCATTGGCTACACAAG GGTCTCCTTGTTTTGACGGtacttgcagtggctgctgctttTGTGGGGCTGGAAGTCcaatggtcagagcagtgggaaAGCGCCCGCATCTCCCTTCAG GCTTTGGGTCCCTTCCTGCACATCGGAGCTGTGGTGGGCATGACCTTCCTCGCCTGGCCAGTAGCCAGCTGCTTTTACCGTACATCCCATACAG CTCTCAAGATCCTTCTCCTGCTGGTGTATCTGGGTGCCGTTTTGGCTTTGTATCTGGCTCCTCTGGGCATCGACTCGCCTTGCCTCATGGAGCCCAGCCAGCTGCCCCCCAAACCGGCTCTCTTTGGGCACCGGGGAGCCCCCATG cttGCACCTGAGAACACTCTGATGTCCTTCCAGAAGGCCATCCGTTGCGGTGTGAGTGTCTTGGAGACTGACGTCCTGGTGAG tGCGGACAATGTTCCTTTCCTCATGCATGATGAGAAACTCACCCGGACTACCAATGTCCAGAAGATTTTTCCAGAGAGGGCAAAGGCCAATGCCACTTCTTTCAACTGGATGGAGTTGCAGCAACTGGATGCTGGCAGCTGGTTCCTGCAG CGCCCCTTCCCCACAGCAAGTAGCCTCTCAAGTGAGGATCGGGCCCTGGCAGGCGCCCAGCGGGTCCTGTCCCTCAAGTGGCTGCTGTCTGAGGCCAAGAAGCACAACGTATCCATCATGTTCGACCTCCGGCCAGAAGATGACCCCCAGTACGAGCGCCTTGTCAACATCACTGTGGAGACCATCCTGCGGTCGGGCATTGCTCCGGAGCAG ATCCTGTGGCTTCCTGACGGTTTTCGCGAACAGGTGAAGCAGCGAGTGCCCAGGTTCCGGCAGATCTACAAGCGGAAGAGGCTCAGCAATGAGACGGAGGAGCCGCTGCGCGTCAACCTGCCCTACCAGAACCTGAGCAGCGCAGAAATCCG GGAATACCGTCGCGAAAACATCTCGGTCAACCTCTACGTGGTGAATGCCCCCTGGCTCTTCTCCGTCTTGTGGTGCACAGGCGCCAGTTCGGTCACCACCAACGCCTGCCAGGTGTTGCAAGGGATGGAGCGCCCACTCTGGCTGCTG CCTCGTGCCACCTACCAAATGATCTGGATCGTGACAGACTGTGTTTCCTTCTTGCTAATTGCCTGGGCCTTCCTTTTACTTAA AAGATGGTCTCGGAGGAAAGAATCAGCAG GTTCCGACTCGGATGTCCTCCTGACCAAAATCCACAGCCTCTTGTCTGAATGA
- the GDPD2 gene encoding glycerophosphoinositol inositolphosphodiesterase GDPD2 isoform X3, with translation MAKDEGYCNLCATCLLGFYTCRWSRNKKGLATSKCDCAWVFFLFFVCLFTLAWLYFALVTLNDFHNLNEFIFRKTDWWLDWSVVMISATATLVTYSSLLLVLAICLQLCHQPLNLHWLHKGLLVLTVLAVAAAFVGLEVQWSEQWESARISLQALGPFLHIGAVVGMTFLAWPVASCFYRTSHTALKILLLLVYLGAVLALYLAPLGIDSPCLMEPSQLPPKPALFGHRGAPMLAPENTLMSFQKAIRCGVSVLETDVLVSADNVPFLMHDEKLTRTTNVQKIFPERAKANATSFNWMELQQLDAGSWFLQKRPFPTASSLSSEDRALAGAQRVLSLKWLLSEAKKHNVSIMFDLRPEDDPQYERLVNITVETILRSGIAPEQILWLPDGFREQVKQRVPRFRQIYKRKRLSNETEEPLRVNLPYQNLSSAEIREYRRENISVNLYVVNAPWLFSVLWCTGASSVTTNACQVLQGMERPLWLLPRATYQMIWIVTDCVSFLLIAWAFLLLKRWSRRKESAGSDSDVLLTKIHSLLSE, from the exons ATGGCGAAGGATGAGGGATACTGCAACCTGTGTGCCACCTGCTTGCTGGGTTTTTATACCTGCCGCTGGAGTCGCAACAAGAAAGGCCTGGCCACCAGCAAA tgTGACTGTGCCTgggtcttcttcctcttcttcgtGTGCCTTTTCACCCTGGCCTGGTTGTATTTCGCCCTCGTGACCCTCAACGATTTCCACAACCTCAATGA GTTCATTTTCCGCAAGACAGACTGGTGGCTGGACTGGTCAGTGGTCATGATATCTGCAACGGCGACGCTGGTGACCTACTCCTCCCTGCTCCTG GTTCTAGCAATCTGCCTACAGCTCTGCCACCAGCCTCTGAACCTCCATTGGCTACACAAG GGTCTCCTTGTTTTGACGGtacttgcagtggctgctgctttTGTGGGGCTGGAAGTCcaatggtcagagcagtgggaaAGCGCCCGCATCTCCCTTCAG GCTTTGGGTCCCTTCCTGCACATCGGAGCTGTGGTGGGCATGACCTTCCTCGCCTGGCCAGTAGCCAGCTGCTTTTACCGTACATCCCATACAG CTCTCAAGATCCTTCTCCTGCTGGTGTATCTGGGTGCCGTTTTGGCTTTGTATCTGGCTCCTCTGGGCATCGACTCGCCTTGCCTCATGGAGCCCAGCCAGCTGCCCCCCAAACCGGCTCTCTTTGGGCACCGGGGAGCCCCCATG cttGCACCTGAGAACACTCTGATGTCCTTCCAGAAGGCCATCCGTTGCGGTGTGAGTGTCTTGGAGACTGACGTCCTGGTGAG tGCGGACAATGTTCCTTTCCTCATGCATGATGAGAAACTCACCCGGACTACCAATGTCCAGAAGATTTTTCCAGAGAGGGCAAAGGCCAATGCCACTTCTTTCAACTGGATGGAGTTGCAGCAACTGGATGCTGGCAGCTGGTTCCTGCAG AAGCGCCCCTTCCCCACAGCAAGTAGCCTCTCAAGTGAGGATCGGGCCCTGGCAGGCGCCCAGCGGGTCCTGTCCCTCAAGTGGCTGCTGTCTGAGGCCAAGAAGCACAACGTATCCATCATGTTCGACCTCCGGCCAGAAGATGACCCCCAGTACGAGCGCCTTGTCAACATCACTGTGGAGACCATCCTGCGGTCGGGCATTGCTCCGGAGCAG ATCCTGTGGCTTCCTGACGGTTTTCGCGAACAGGTGAAGCAGCGAGTGCCCAGGTTCCGGCAGATCTACAAGCGGAAGAGGCTCAGCAATGAGACGGAGGAGCCGCTGCGCGTCAACCTGCCCTACCAGAACCTGAGCAGCGCAGAAATCCG GGAATACCGTCGCGAAAACATCTCGGTCAACCTCTACGTGGTGAATGCCCCCTGGCTCTTCTCCGTCTTGTGGTGCACAGGCGCCAGTTCGGTCACCACCAACGCCTGCCAGGTGTTGCAAGGGATGGAGCGCCCACTCTGGCTGCTG CCTCGTGCCACCTACCAAATGATCTGGATCGTGACAGACTGTGTTTCCTTCTTGCTAATTGCCTGGGCCTTCCTTTTACTTAA AAGATGGTCTCGGAGGAAAGAATCAGCAG GTTCCGACTCGGATGTCCTCCTGACCAAAATCCACAGCCTCTTGTCTGAATGA
- the GDPD2 gene encoding glycerophosphoinositol inositolphosphodiesterase GDPD2 isoform X1 — protein MLGGVTQPTNTEVHECILIPQKPEHETNLICAYISWELESGTSKYQHSHHLPTFAPGFSAQTHSHIMAKDEGYCNLCATCLLGFYTCRWSRNKKGLATSKCDCAWVFFLFFVCLFTLAWLYFALVTLNDFHNLNEFIFRKTDWWLDWSVVMISATATLVTYSSLLLVLAICLQLCHQPLNLHWLHKGLLVLTVLAVAAAFVGLEVQWSEQWESARISLQALGPFLHIGAVVGMTFLAWPVASCFYRTSHTALKILLLLVYLGAVLALYLAPLGIDSPCLMEPSQLPPKPALFGHRGAPMLAPENTLMSFQKAIRCGVSVLETDVLVSADNVPFLMHDEKLTRTTNVQKIFPERAKANATSFNWMELQQLDAGSWFLQKRPFPTASSLSSEDRALAGAQRVLSLKWLLSEAKKHNVSIMFDLRPEDDPQYERLVNITVETILRSGIAPEQILWLPDGFREQVKQRVPRFRQIYKRKRLSNETEEPLRVNLPYQNLSSAEIREYRRENISVNLYVVNAPWLFSVLWCTGASSVTTNACQVLQGMERPLWLLPRATYQMIWIVTDCVSFLLIAWAFLLLKRWSRRKESAGSDSDVLLTKIHSLLSE, from the exons ATGCTGGGTGGTGTAACGCAACCAACCAACACAGAAGTGCATGAGTGTATACTTATACCACAGAAGCCTGAGCATGAGACGAACCTGATCTGTGCATACATTTCGTGGGAACTGGAATCTGGAACTTCTAAGTACCAACACTCACACCATTTACCAACGTTTGCTCCAG GGTTCAGTGCCCAGACACACTCTCACATCATGGCGAAGGATGAGGGATACTGCAACCTGTGTGCCACCTGCTTGCTGGGTTTTTATACCTGCCGCTGGAGTCGCAACAAGAAAGGCCTGGCCACCAGCAAA tgTGACTGTGCCTgggtcttcttcctcttcttcgtGTGCCTTTTCACCCTGGCCTGGTTGTATTTCGCCCTCGTGACCCTCAACGATTTCCACAACCTCAATGA GTTCATTTTCCGCAAGACAGACTGGTGGCTGGACTGGTCAGTGGTCATGATATCTGCAACGGCGACGCTGGTGACCTACTCCTCCCTGCTCCTG GTTCTAGCAATCTGCCTACAGCTCTGCCACCAGCCTCTGAACCTCCATTGGCTACACAAG GGTCTCCTTGTTTTGACGGtacttgcagtggctgctgctttTGTGGGGCTGGAAGTCcaatggtcagagcagtgggaaAGCGCCCGCATCTCCCTTCAG GCTTTGGGTCCCTTCCTGCACATCGGAGCTGTGGTGGGCATGACCTTCCTCGCCTGGCCAGTAGCCAGCTGCTTTTACCGTACATCCCATACAG CTCTCAAGATCCTTCTCCTGCTGGTGTATCTGGGTGCCGTTTTGGCTTTGTATCTGGCTCCTCTGGGCATCGACTCGCCTTGCCTCATGGAGCCCAGCCAGCTGCCCCCCAAACCGGCTCTCTTTGGGCACCGGGGAGCCCCCATG cttGCACCTGAGAACACTCTGATGTCCTTCCAGAAGGCCATCCGTTGCGGTGTGAGTGTCTTGGAGACTGACGTCCTGGTGAG tGCGGACAATGTTCCTTTCCTCATGCATGATGAGAAACTCACCCGGACTACCAATGTCCAGAAGATTTTTCCAGAGAGGGCAAAGGCCAATGCCACTTCTTTCAACTGGATGGAGTTGCAGCAACTGGATGCTGGCAGCTGGTTCCTGCAG AAGCGCCCCTTCCCCACAGCAAGTAGCCTCTCAAGTGAGGATCGGGCCCTGGCAGGCGCCCAGCGGGTCCTGTCCCTCAAGTGGCTGCTGTCTGAGGCCAAGAAGCACAACGTATCCATCATGTTCGACCTCCGGCCAGAAGATGACCCCCAGTACGAGCGCCTTGTCAACATCACTGTGGAGACCATCCTGCGGTCGGGCATTGCTCCGGAGCAG ATCCTGTGGCTTCCTGACGGTTTTCGCGAACAGGTGAAGCAGCGAGTGCCCAGGTTCCGGCAGATCTACAAGCGGAAGAGGCTCAGCAATGAGACGGAGGAGCCGCTGCGCGTCAACCTGCCCTACCAGAACCTGAGCAGCGCAGAAATCCG GGAATACCGTCGCGAAAACATCTCGGTCAACCTCTACGTGGTGAATGCCCCCTGGCTCTTCTCCGTCTTGTGGTGCACAGGCGCCAGTTCGGTCACCACCAACGCCTGCCAGGTGTTGCAAGGGATGGAGCGCCCACTCTGGCTGCTG CCTCGTGCCACCTACCAAATGATCTGGATCGTGACAGACTGTGTTTCCTTCTTGCTAATTGCCTGGGCCTTCCTTTTACTTAA AAGATGGTCTCGGAGGAAAGAATCAGCAG GTTCCGACTCGGATGTCCTCCTGACCAAAATCCACAGCCTCTTGTCTGAATGA